The genomic window TCGCAAAATTTGAAGGATGctgaactaaaatttaatttcagggaaaataattatcaaatgaaTGACATctgcattttatgaaaatttgtatttgggGGTGCTATTTTCACGGGACTCAAAATATGTCCCAGGTTGCAAGGGGCGCCGAAACAATGCGAAAAACAATTTCGCATTTTAAGTGtcgattattgaaataccaattaatttttggaaaaaaaggcAATGATAAAAAGCATTTTCACATATTTggtgattaaaaaatgaaaatatcggAAAATGAACATATTAAAGTTCAGATTGCGCTTAAAGGTTGAATTTAGTTAGTTCTCAGATCTTTGGTTGCaaaatatttggttaaaaattcgaaacattaattttgttcttttcttGTTAAAGGTTGTTcctgatttagaaaaatttcaaaaaacaaatttaatcgcTGGCGAAGATCCAATTGAATTTCCAATACCAAAATGTTACCACGCACATTATTCAGCTGGACGTAACGAACCCGATCAAAGTCCAATACCACCAGAATCAGTATTAGTTCTCGAAAACATTAAACCGCATGGattttcaagtgcaaatttttCACGTGGTTTAACATTACGACAAACAACGGCTGCATTACAATCGATAGCAAAATTACATGCGCTATCATTAGCGTTAAAAGTAAAAGAACAAAAACCGTTATCGGAACGTTAttcgtttttatttcaaacagcTCGGGCCACTGATTCATATCAACAATTAGTTGAACGAGGTCTTCCACAATTATCACGATTCTTAGAACGTAGACCTGGTTTAGAAGATGTTATTAACGCGTTAACGAAAATCCGTTCAAATACAAAggatttaatcgaaaatttattaacacCAGAAGAACCTATGGCACTGATCACTCATATCGATTTTTGgtgtaataatttaatgtttcgTGAGGATACGAAGAATGCCGAATGTGCGATTTTAGATTGGCAAATGGTGACGTACAGTCGACCAACTAATGATGTTGCGTTATTGTTAATTAGTTCCGTACCATCCGAGTTACGACGACTACACACGGAAAACCTGTTAAATACTTATTGGGAATCATTAACAACGTGTACAAAGAAATTGGGTTTAAATATCGAAAAGGATTTAGGTTATacaataagtaatttaaaaagtgattatcATCGATCCCAATTATTAGCCTTATTACTGTGTATTGGATCTGTAGATGTGGCTCTAGGTGATCCATTAACCGAACAAAGACTTTTAGATGTGTTACAAGATTTATATGAAGATGGTGTATTATCTATTGAAACACGTCAAGATTGAACACGTTTTTCTTTAACGTTATTTCCGAATTTTTTTTGCGCTTATGTAATGCTGCTTTTTTTGCGCGCGCTTCATTTAGTGAAAAACctgctcaaattttttatttaaacaaaaaaatattgtatatttactataaaaaagtcgagcttaatattttttaattacgcaAGAAAAAAGAATGTATTTAAGTAGAGGATGCAGCATTTCGAAAAACGTTTTCATTCTTAATCCTTAATTCTAGAAATCTTTAGAATTTCAAAATTAGgaatttcgattattttattattataaaacttttttttattttaaataaaaatggattaaaaaaaagtattaaataaaaaaattaataaaaattaaaaaaatgcgttttattttaacaaattattggaCTTAAGATCTCAGCGCAGtgtgattaaaaatataattaaattcactAAGATCCTTTGTTGTATAAACTCTACGGAG from Chrysoperla carnea chromosome 2, inChrCarn1.1, whole genome shotgun sequence includes these protein-coding regions:
- the LOC123292338 gene encoding uncharacterized protein LOC123292338, which gives rise to MNRNAFPVNLTKTMSDSEEDSCTSVDWTVTEEWLETILKAHHEEQIKTDKDDLETECKVKILEFVVRPGCDTGESVLSDILSVYVEYTINNTKSEHQSLNLIIKLLPQDPFSRFFVTEAQFDLREIKFYTQVVPDLEKFQKTNLIAGEDPIEFPIPKCYHAHYSAGRNEPDQSPIPPESVLVLENIKPHGFSSANFSRGLTLRQTTAALQSIAKLHALSLALKVKEQKPLSERYSFLFQTARATDSYQQLVERGLPQLSRFLERRPGLEDVINALTKIRSNTKDLIENLLTPEEPMALITHIDFWCNNLMFREDTKNAECAILDWQMVTYSRPTNDVALLLISSVPSELRRLHTENLLNTYWESLTTCTKKLGLNIEKDLGYTISNLKSDYHRSQLLALLLCIGSVDVALGDPLTEQRLLDVLQDLYEDGVLSIETRQD